The nucleotide sequence gaattttctaggcaagaattctggagtgggttgccatttcctgctccaggggctcttcccaacacccagatcaaacctgcatctcccgcattggcaggtggattattttccactagccccacctggagATACAGAAGATATGGGATTAAATTTGACATTTCGGAAACCATCATTTTGGCTGCTGGATGAAAGAAGTATTAGAGGCAGAGCGAGTCACTGGGGCCTGCTGCCAGTCATGCAGGAGAGAGGAGGGCTTTCTGACCTAGAACAGTGCAGTAAACATGGAGACGGGTGGTAGAATGACATAGGAGGGAGTGACAGAGTTGCCTGTCAGTTTGCATGTGTGGGTACGTGGCGGTGCCATTTTCTAAGATTAGGGCCCCTGAAGAGGTCCAAGTTTGGGGAAGGATCATGGGTACAGTCCTGAGCTTTGTTGTGTCTGAGGGATCTTTGGGTCAGCCATTGGGAAACCTCGAGCATACAGGCCTGAAACTGGAGGAGCTGCCTGGACTAGAGTATATGTATGTGATCGTTAAACCAGGGATGTGAGTGAGATTGCCTCGGGTGGCACGAGTGTGAGTGTGCCAGGAGTGTCATGTGAAAAGAGAGAGGAGTCTAGGTTCTCGGGGACCACTGACATTGAAGGGTGGGTGAAGCAGGGTGGGGTGGCAAAGGAGACTGAGGTGGAAGAGCCTGCTCTGGAGGCCAAGCAGCAACATGTGGGCGGAGCTACTAGACATCGGTGACTGCAGTAGCAGCCGTCGGAGGGGAGTACAGGTCAGCAGTAACGGGGTGGGTTGAGGAGTGAGTGGAGGGTAAGGAAATGGAGAGGCGTGTGGCAGGGACGGGTAGAGGGGAGCTGGTGTACGAGCTAGTGTACGAGCTAGTGTATGAGCTAGTGTACGAGCGGGGGAAGTGGGATGGAAGTTGGAGCCGGATGATGCAGAAACACGGGTGATGGTAAAGATACAGGAGAAATGGCAAAATTACAAATGTGAGGTTCCTTGAAGGCAAGACTTATGAAGTCCAGAAAACAGGTGGAAAGACTGGCCTTCGATGTATTAGAGGCAAAGCTGGAGAAGACAGCTGCAGATTTCGTTTTAGAAGAATCTTCTGGGTTCCCAGGGAATCGCTTCTGTTTTCTCTGAAGTAGGCGTGGTTGTCTCATGAACCTGAAGTTAGGAAAAAGTGGTAAGAGACAAAGATTTGGAGGTGGCAGGGAAGGTTTGAGAGAATCATTAGAGAAAGATGTAGCACCTGTAGAGAACAGAAATGTAACAGGATTGTTTGGGAAAATCTGAGTCAACTGATTATTCTATGGTTACCTGGCTTTTTTTCGCCCCACTCTGCATACCTCTGTTCATACGGCTGCATAATACCTGTTGTATTTACTTGAACTCAATTGataaacatttgggttgtttctgatttttttttagtattataaACCTATGTGTATGACATAATTAAGTACATTTCTGGTTGGTTTCTTCAGGACAGATTCTGAGAAGCGGAGTTGGTCTTTCAGGGAGTGCGTCAATCAGAAGAAATCACTCGAATAGAGAGAATTTAACACGAAGCATTGTTAACTAGATGTGACATTGGTAACCAGGTAGCCGAAAGGATAAAGAGAACATTAAGGTATCCTCAAGGTAGCACCTACAGAGAGTAGCTCTCATCCtgttctcctgcactggcaggcagattctttaccattgtgccaccaaggaagcccaaaaaggCTGGGTACTTCCGCCAGAAGAGAATTCCTTCCCGACTCCCAATGGTGGggattttttaagtctttttgtttctttctgtcctCCGTCCCTGCTGTCATCAGGGTTCTTCCGACTGTAGCTTCTCAGTGACTGTTGTTTAACAGGAGTAGTAAAAGGCCTCTGTGGCTTTGTTAAATAACTCCTTGACAACTCAGTGAGAaaagtttgtgggttttttttttctttttttttttaataactgagagACCTACTTTCCAAGAGATTTAGGTTAAGTGAGCTAGAAAGACAGTGCTTTTTCCAAGGCCCTTTTCACAACAGTTAAAATTCTAGGTTACAAGTGTTAGAACTCAACTCTGAACTGGCTCAAGCAAGACAGAGTGTTTCAGCTCATTTAATAACAGAAAAGTCTGAAAGTGGCTCTGGCTCAGCGTTCTTATCTTGTGCTGCTGGGAGCTGTCTCCATGGCGTATCTGCTTTGCTTTCCCCTCCGTGAGCTTCATTCTCAGCAGGGGCTTCCCATGAGTTGAGAGAGTCAGCAACCCCAGAGGAGAGAGAGTCCCTCTTCCCTGTCGGTACTAGCGGAATTCCAGAGGCAGCCTCATAGGACTAGATTTGGTCACGTGCATGTCCCAGAACTAGGCGCTGTGAACTCCACACGTGCCGGCCTGGATCCCCTACTTTGCATCACACCCGGGGGCCTGATGGAGTGTGGAGGGACGAGTGCTCAGCTTCTCCCAGATCACATGGACCAAGAATGAGGAGTGGAGGTGTCGCACTGAAAGCCAAGCTTCTGGTGCCAGGAGAAGAGGTGCTAGTGATGAACAGGCAGCCAGTGACCACTGCACCTGCCCGCCACTTCCCTgttttccccctccccctctgtAGTCCCTGGGTCTCTCCAGTGCAGCCGCCAGCATGTTTGGGGATGACGGCAGTGAGCTGATCCTGCATTTCGTGACCCAGTGCAATGCTCGGCTCACCcatgtcctggaggaggagcaGAAGCTGGTACAGCTGGGCCAGGCAGAGTAAGTCCCACAGCATCATTGCTCGGGGTAGCAGCTAAGGATGGGAGGACTTGGACCCCACCAGCTGTCCCGAGGAGGCCAGTCCAAGCAGAGCCTGCAGGGTAGCGCTGAGCACCCCAGCTGCTCCAATGGGACAGAAATGTAGCTGCCTGTCTTGTTCTAGCTGGTGGACCCCTCCGTGCTAGAACCGAGTACACAGGGTAGCACTGAGCCCCTGCCTTCGACCCAGAGacactctgttttcttttctctcttccaggaagaagaaaacagacaagtTCTTGAGGGATGCTGTGGAAACCAGACTGAGAATGTTGATCCCGTACATTCAGCATTGGCCCCGGGTACATGGTCCACCCACATCCAGGCCCCAGGGTGACAGTGTGTTCATGTTTATGATTCTTAGCACCTTCACGCGGAAGGTCTGGCATGATGTTCAGAAGTTAGCTTGCTGATCTCCACAGACCCAGGGGTGTGCAGTGCACTGGTACAGTAGGTGTCAGATTGAGAACCAAAGAGAGGGCCTTCTGAGCCGCCTGTGTCTCAGTTCCTGGAGATGTGAGCGGCCTGGTCCTAGATCacgtcctggtgggctgctagtGGCCCGAGTATGTCAATGGGTTTTTGGTGAGGAGGGCTCCATGAAGGAGATTAGAAAAGTCAGAAGATTTTAGTGACCATCATCATTAACAGCCCTTTCGCATTCTAGATCTCAGGGGAGTGGGGCTTCTTTTCAGTTTGTCAGTGTGACACTTAGAGAATTGGAGTGTTCATTCCAAGGGCTTTCCCCAACTTTTCTAAAGCtccatttttcctcctcttttcaaaGTGTGTCACAATGTGGGCCATTCTCGGTTAAGAAAGTCAATATATATCAGAACTGAGAGAACCCACAGATCAACTGGTATCCGCTGCCCAGCTGGGAGATGGTTGGGCATTTAATTTCAGCTGTGCACTGGGTGTGAGGGAGTTCAGCCCAGAGTCAAGGCCCACACCCTGCCCATGCTCGCATGCTCGATTTCGTGGACTGACTCATTCCACCTTGCATTTAAAGCCACACAAGTGCATGAAGTAGGCTGTGGTTGCCTTCTTATTAAGCGTGTTTCCTCCTGGGCTATTTCAAGATAACTTTCCAGCCAGTCGGGGACGTCTCTCAAGGCCACAGCCAGTGGGTTTCAGAGTTGGTAAAGTGACAACCCTCGGACTGTCCAGTGTTGATACCTGCTAATGGAGGCATCTCTGGGTTGTGCCACTGCTTATATGAAAGGATTTTGAGGTCTCAGGTAACAGAAATCAGTTtgagttagagaaaaaaaaaactggaaggagTTTATCATGAGCTACAGCAGGGCATCAAGGGCAGGAATGCTGCTGCGCTCCGGGATGGCCTAGAATCAGGGCTTAGAAacctcccccagactcccctcctaTCCCTGCCTCTTTCTCCATGTTACAGAATGGGGGTGCCCTCCTCCATCCTTACTCAAAGATACCAGGCTAGACCTGGCTGTCTGCATTCCCAAGTTCATATGCCAGGGACTGAGGATCTGATTGGGCAGCAGAGGGTACTCTGCCCCGGCTCCCATAAGCCGTAGTTGGGAGGGAGCCTTAGACGCCAGGAGCTCACAGCTGTGGGTGGAGATGGTGCGTCTCAGAAGGAGGGCTGGGCGGGCCCCTTACTACCTCTACCGAACAGTGAGGCGCTGTCATTACCGGTGTGCAAGTACCCCTTCCTGTGTCGTCTCTCCCCAGGCCCTCAGCATCCTCATGCTCCCTCACAACATCCCACCCAGCCTGAACCTGCTGACCAGCATGGTGGATGACATGTGGCATTACGCTGGGGACCAGTCCACTGACGTGAGTGCTCTCCTCAGGCCCGCAGCGGGTGGGGACGGCTGGGTTAAGCATTTTCTCCAGAAGTTTGTGAAATTTCTTTGATCACACATCCCTTCAGGAGGACTCCAGAGTCATTCCCATCTTAGGAAGGAGAGTTTAACATATGAGGAGGGTCCCTCAACAAGCCACAGTAGCCTCTAGGTCCTCTTCATTCAGGGACCAGTGCTATATCCACACATCAGTGCTCCTTCCCCCCAGAGTGTGACACACGGCATCAGAGGGCTGACTGGGCTACCGTTTTATAACCATTTTCCCCTCAGTCTCCTAAAATTTAGATTCTGTGGCAGACTTCCTCCATGTATGTCTTTTATgagactgattttttaaaaaaaaggatgccCGTAGAGACATCctctaagacttttttttttaagacattgctttaaaaagaaactccCTCCCTACAGCCCATCTTGGCCTGCTTTGCTCAGAGATCAATAAGCCTCTAAACAGGCAGCCGGAAAGAATCTGACTTATTAATACTATCGTATTTCtggtagaaaattaaaaatgtatatacacatgtatatatctaCACCTtcataaaagaaattaatatgCGATGGTACTTGGTGGGATCCAGGATGGAAGGCAGAGAGATGCTTCCACCACAGTTCTAACAAAGTGCTTTAATAAACTTCCCTCATACGGGAATATACCACCAACAGAGATGGttggaaaatgaaattagaaagcccagaaatcAGGGAGGTAAAACAGGAAGCAGCCAAGCTAGTGCTCTGAAGAGTGATTGGCCAGGATAGCCACAGCCAGAAGTTGCTGAAGGACCCGAACTCTCAGCTCCTCCCAGGTGTTCCAGTCTGTCCCTGATGCTGCCTCAAGCCCTCGCATCACTGATGGATGACACAAGGTTTGGTCACAACTGCCTGATCACAGAGCCTCCCTGGAacttagaccccatggactatagcccgccagggtcctctgtccatggaattctctaggcaagaatactggagtggatagccattcctttctgcagggaatcttccctaaccagggatcaaatctgggtcttctgcattgcaggcagattgttcaccatctgagccaccagggaagcctgaaaattaTATgagatctttgtgaccctgtggactgtagccctccaggctccttgtgtccacagaattctccaggcaagaatactgaagtggatagccatacccttctccaggggatcttcccaacctaagaattgaacctgggtctcctgtactgcaagcaggttctttactatctgagccaccagggaaatacctAGATGTCCAGAGACGTGGGCTTTTCACTGGTGGGTTCAAAACAGCAGATGTAGcaaaatcatgctgctgctgctaagtcacttcagtcgtgtccgactctgtgcgacgccagagacagcagcccacaagagccccccgtccctgggattctccaggcaagaacactggagtaggttgccatttccttctccagtacatgaaagtgaaaagtgaaagtgaagtcgctcagtcgtgtctgactcttcgcgaccccatggactgcagcctaccaggctcctctgtccatgggatggcaaaaccATATGGGATGCTTAATAAACATCCAGATCCTGGCACTTAACTTCGGACCTGCTGACTCTGGGCTCTAAGAGGTTGGGCCCAGGAGCCTGCATTTTCAatctcccaggtgattctgacacCCAGCCTAGTTTGGGAACAGCCACATTGTCCAGAGGGCCACGTGTATCCGTGAAGGAAAGGGGAAATTAGGAGGGAGCCCACAAGTGCCAGGGGCTTTGGGTAGGAATCACTCAGACTTCCCCCAGCCTGCAGCAACAGTGGTGACCTATCCCCCTGGATGGGTTTCTTTGCAGTTTAACTGGTATACCCGCCGAGCAGTGTTGGCTGGCATCTACAATACCACTGAGCTGGTGATGATGCAGGACTCCTCCCCAGACTTCGAGGACACCTGGCGCTTTCTGGAAAACCGAATCAgcgatgcaatgaacatgggcCACACTGCCAAGCAGGTAGCTCGGGG is from Bos indicus isolate NIAB-ARS_2022 breed Sahiwal x Tharparkar chromosome 18, NIAB-ARS_B.indTharparkar_mat_pri_1.0, whole genome shotgun sequence and encodes:
- the COQ9 gene encoding ubiquinone biosynthesis protein COQ9, mitochondrial, yielding MAATVAFSGVLRRAGWRLLQLRCLPVPRCRPALAPRAFRASAMQLRSLDQQKNQPPPSSSQQQSEAQGAEEPNPEALRSPPRYTDQGGEEEEDYESEEQLQHRILTAALEFVPTHGWTAEAIAEGAQSLGLSSAAASMFGDDGSELILHFVTQCNARLTHVLEEEQKLVQLGQAEKKKTDKFLRDAVETRLRMLIPYIQHWPRALSILMLPHNIPPSLNLLTSMVDDMWHYAGDQSTDFNWYTRRAVLAGIYNTTELVMMQDSSPDFEDTWRFLENRISDAMNMGHTAKQVKSTGEALVQGLMGAAVTLKNLTGLNQRR